One Variibacter gotjawalensis genomic window, TTCCGGCGGCAACAATATCGCGAAGTGGTGCGACAAGGACTACGACGCGCTAGTGCAGCGCGCGCGCCAGACGATCACGCAGAGCGATCGCGCGGACCTTTATCGGAAGGCGCAGGAGGTCTTCAACCGCGAGGCGCCGTGGGTCACACTCGCGCACTCCGTCGTCTTTATGGCGACACGGCGCGAAGTGAGCGGGTTCGTGATGGACCCGCTCGGCCGCCATCTGTTCGAGGGCGTCGATATCGCCGAGTAGTTAGCTCGCCTGCTGGAACTTCACGGCGGCCTCGAGATCGACCGAGACCAGCTGCGACACACCACGTTCCGCCATCGTCACGCCGAACAGGCGGTTCATGCGCGCCATCGTGATCGGATTGTGCGTGATGGTGACGAAGCGCGTTGCAGTCGACTTCGCCATCTCGTCGAGCAGATCGCAGAAGCGTTCGACGTTGTGATCGTCGAGCGGTGCGTCCACTTCGTCCAGCACGCAGATCGGTGCCGGATTGGTGAGGAACACCGCGAAAATCAACGCCATTGCGGTCAGCGCCTGCTCGCCACCGGAAAGCAGCGACAAAACCTGCGGCTTCTTGCCCGGCGGCTTAGCGACGATTTCGAGACCGGCTTCGAGCGGGTCTTCGCTATCGGTAAGTTTCAGCTCGGCTTCGCCACCGCCGAACAGCGTCACGAACAAGCGCTTGAAGTGTTCGTTGACGACTTCGAACGACGAGACGAGACGCTCGCGCGCTTCGCGATTGAGGCTCTGGATGCCAAGACGCAACTTCTTGATCGCTTCGATGAGATCGTCGCGCTCGGTCGTGAGCGTCGTGTGCTGCGTCTCGACTTCGCGTAGTTCTTCCTCGGCGCGCAGGTTGACGGCGCCGAGGCGTTCGCGCTCGCGCCGCATGCGTTCGAGATCGGCCTCGACTTCGACGACGTCCGGCAGTTCCGCACCCTCTTCAAGACCAGCCAGGCTCGCGACGCGATCCGGCTCGACCTCGAGCACTTCGATGATCTCGTGTGCGATGTCGGAGATGCGGCGCTTGGCGCTTTCGAAGCGCTCTTCGGAGCGCACAGCATCCTCACGCGCGCTGCCCATCGCTTCGAGCGCGGCACGTGCCGCACGATCAGCGTCGGCCTGCGCGGTCTCGCCGGCCTGCAGCTTATCGCCTGCTTCGCGGCGCTCTGCTTGCGCGGTTTCGATCTCGCCGATGAGGCCCCTGCGGCGTTCTTCGAATTGCGCCGGAGCGTTGACGAGTTCATCGCGCTCGGTGCGCGTTTCGGTATCGCGCGCCGCAATCGTTTCGAGCTGAGCGGCGGCGCTCTGCTTGCGCTCGTTCCAGCCATCGCGCTCGGAGCCGATAGCGACGAGGCGGCGTTGCGCGCCTTCGATCTCGCGCGTCAGAGTCTGCGCTTCCGCGCGCACTTCGGCGAGCACCGTACGGCGATCCGTCACTTCGGAGCGCGCGAGCGACAGCTCGTGCTCGAGCGTCGAAAGAATCGGCAGCGCAGCGAAAGCTTCGGTCGCGCCGTTTTTCGCGGCTTCGGCTTCTTCGCGGCTGGTGACGAGACGCATCTGCGCTTCAACGAGCGCCGACTGCCGCGTCGTGATGCGCGACATATCGCGCTCCGCGTTGGCATGCGCCGTGCGGGCAGCTTCAGCCTCACGCTGCTTTTCGCGCACCGCGTTACGGGCTGCGGTCTCGGCGGCTTGTGCGGCCGTGACGTCGGCCTGCGCTTGCTCGACGCTCTGGCGCTTCGCGGCAACGTCAGCGTTGGCGCGGTGCAGTTCGTCCTTCACTTCGGCAAGGCGGTTTTTCTGGGCCAGACGACGCGCCGCAGCAGTCGGTGCAGTCGAGGCGGCCGCATAACCATCCCAACGCCAGACGTCACCTTCGCGCGAAACGAGGATTTGGCCGCATTTGAGTTCCGCGACGAGACGCGGACCATCGGCCTTCTCAACAACGCCGACCTGCGCGAGCGCACGGGCGAGTTCCGCCGGCGCCTGAACATGCGCGGCGAGCGGCGTGACGCCGGCCGGCAATTGCGGATCGATTTCGTTGACCGAAGCACCAGCCCAGCGCTCGGGCGCTGCCGGATCGACCGGCGCATTGATGTCGTCGCCGAATGCGGCGCCGAGGGCGGCTTCAAAGCCCTTCTCGACCGAGATGAGATCGAGAGCGGGCGGCCACAAGCTCTGCACGTCGGCCTGCAACACCTTGGTCAGCGTGCGCGCTTCCGTCTCGAGCTGAGCGGCGTGCTTTTCGGCAGCGGTCAGCGACGGGCGCGTCGCATCGAAGGCCTGACGCGCAGACGACTGCTGCGCTTCGGCGCGCAGCGATGCGGCTTCGGCTTCGGCAACGGCGGCGGTCGCGGCTTCGATCGCTGCGGCAAGCGCCGCAATGTCCGGGCCGGCAGCGCTTTCATTGGCAAGCTTCTGCGTCTCGGCGTCGACTTCGGCAATCTGCCGCAGCACGCGATCGAGACGCTCGTTCGATTCACGCAGCGAGCGATCAAGCTGGTTGCGCTGCGCTGAGAGATGCGCAAGCGCCTCGGTGCGCTGCGCGAAAACGCCTTCCGCGACGTTGAGCGCGCCTTCGGCTTCGCTCTGGCGTGCACTCACTTCGACCTTCTTCGCTTCCGCATCGGCGGCCGAAGCGCGTAGCGTCGTCTCTTCTTCGGTCAGGCGCTCAAGCGCCGCGTCAGCGTCAGCAGACAACTTCTTCTCGCGCGCAATGTCGTCAGCGAAATGCGCAAGGCGGCGCTCCAGCTCGGCCATGCGCTCTTTCGCGCGCGCCTCTTCCTTGTCGAGGCTGTCGCGCGCGATGACCAGGCGCTGCAACGTTGCGGCGGCGCGCGCTTCGATGTCGCGAAGGCTCGGCAACACGGCGGCGGCTGCGGTTTGCGCGATAGCGGCTTGCGCCTGCGCTTCGGTGCGCTCGGCAACGAGACGGATCGCGGCATCGCGCGCCATCTCGCCTTCGGCGATTTCGACCTTGGCGGCAAGGAAGCGCAGGTGAAACAGCGTCGCTTCCGCCTTGCGCACTTGTGCGGCGACGGCCTTATAGCGGACCGCTTGGCGGGCCTGGCGTTTCAGCGCATCGGTCTGGCTCGATAGCTGGCCGATAACGTCTTCGAGACGCTCGAGATTGTGCTCGGCGGCACGCAGGCGAAGCTCTGCTTCGTGGCGGCGCGCATGCAGGCCGGACACACCGGCGGCTTCTTCAAGAACCTTGCGGCGCGCATCCGGCTTCGCGTTGACGATCTCGCCAACCTTGCCTTGGTGGACGAGCGCGGGCGAGCGGGCGCCGGTCGACGCGTCGGCGAAGAGGATCTGCACGTCGCGGGCGCGCACTTCGCGGCCGTTGACGCGGTAGGTCGAACCTTTTTCGCGCTCGATGCGGCGCGTGACTTCGAGCAGGTCCGCATCGTTGAACGCCTGCGGCGCGGTGCGATCCTGGTTGTCGATGGTCAGGCCGACCTCGGCGTTGTTGCGGGCCGGCCTTGCGCCGGAGCCGGCGAAGATCACCTGATCCATGTCGGCCGTGCGCATCGCCTTGGTCGAGTTTTCACCCATGACCCAGCGGAGCGCCTCGACGAGGTTCGACTTGCCGCAGCCGTTCGGACCGACGACGCCGGTGAGACCCGGCTCGATCTCGACGTCAGTCGACTCGACGAAGGATTTGAATCCGAGCAGGCGAAGTTTCGTAAGCTTCATTGTTTGGCCTCATCGCGGATCGTCACGACACCGTCTTCTGATTGTGCGGCATCGCGATTTCGCCCGCGGCGAATCAGTTGGATCACCCAAGCTGGGCCGGACAATGAATCAATCCGCCCCACGGCGGCAACCAAGATATTGCGTTATCCCAGGGGTTTCCGCACTGCGGCTAGCGTGTTTGCTGCGAAAAATCAGTGGGATATCGGCCACGGAGGTTGACGCGGAAAGTCGCGCTGATGCAGCCGCAACCGTCTCCTCAGACGAGAATGATGCGGTCCGAATACGCCGCCACCTGCGCATCGGCCGTCATGAGACGCATGTCCTCGACTTCGGCCTGGGCGATCAGGAGGAGGTCGAAGGGGTCGGGATGGAAGGTTGGTAGATCATGAACCGCTACGGTATGCCGCGCGCTGACCGCCAGTTCTGTGAAGCCGCGCTCGTCTAACGACACCAGCATCTCGTCTAGATCGGCCTTCAACTTGCCGGCGCGGGATTTGATCGCAATTTCAAGGAAGCTAACGGAGCTTACAAAAATCGCGTCGGCGGCGATGATGCGTTTTCGGGCCTTCGGTGACAGCCGCCGATCGTCCAATCGGATCCAAAGAAAAATGTGGGTGTCGAGGAGAAGCCTCATGGCTTTTCGTCATCCCCGAACTTCGAATACATGGAGTCCGGCAGCGGAGCGTCGAAATCGTCGGCGATCCAGATTTCTCCTTTCATGTCGCCAAATACGATCTTGTTCTTCGGCTTTTCGAACGGGACCAGCCGCGCGGTCGGAACGCCGGCCTTGGCGATGATGACTTCTTCACCTTTCGCGGCAGCGTCGATCAGCTTGGAGAACTGGGTTTTCGCCTCGTGGACGTTGAATACGGCCATAGCGGCCTCCATGGACTAAGGTTAGTCCACCTTAGTCCACCTGGACTAAACCCGTCAACGAAAGCTTAGCTCTTTCCGGCGGCAGCGATCTGCTGCTCGAGTTCCGGGAAGGTCATCGCGCCCCGGAAAATCTTACCGTTGATGAAGAAGGTCGGCGTCGAATTCACACCGAACTTTTCCTGCCCGCGCTGGCGGACAGCATTCACGCCGTCGAGCATCTTCTGGTCCGAAAGACACTTCTCGAAGGTCTGCTCGTTCAAGCCGAAATTCTTGGCGATGGCGAACAGCGGCGGGATCGGGTTGCGGACGAAGGCCCACGACTGCTGGCCTTTGAACATCGCTTCGATCGCGTCGTAGTACTTTCCATCACCCGCGCAGCGCGCCACCATGAAAGCGCCGGCAGCCAGCTCGTCGAGCGGGAACTCGCGCAAGATGTACTTCACCTTGCCGGTCTCGATGTATTTTTGCTTGAGCTGCGGATAGGTCTGCACGTGGAATGTCGCGCAGTGGCTGCAGGTCATCGACGCGTATTCGATAATGGTGACGGGTGCATCCGCCTTGCCCTGAACCTGATCGCCGAGCGGGCCGGATTCGTTGAGTTCTGCAGCGGACGGCGCCTGCGCCAGCACTTGCGTGGCCGACCACAGCGGCGAGCCGGCGAATGCGGCCGCGACCGTCAGCAATGCGGTGCCTTCAAGGAAAGCGCGGCGAGTCATGTGGCGAACCCTTTTTCCGTGAGCCCTGAGTGGGAACAATCCCAAGATACCGAGAAGATATCGAGGAGGTCGGTAGACTGAAATGCAGATTGTGGCAATGCTGCGTTGCAGCTTGCCCGCCGTGATCACGTCCGTTTGACAGCTGCCCCGAGCCGGGCCAACGCGTCGCGCAACGATTGATCTTCCACACTCAACGTTTTGGCCACCGCCTCGGTTTCAGCAGCCGTCGGCGGTTTCGGACGGCTGGGCGTCGCAGCAACCGGGTTTGGCGCTTGGCGCAGCCGGATACGGCCGACAGCGCGCCAGCCGAGAAACTGATTGAGCCGCTCAAGTATCACGGGCGAGAGGTGCTGCACCTCGATCGCGGCCGGCCCGTCGACCCGAAGAACGAGCGTCGCCGGTTCTGCGGCTTCGAGGCCGTCTTCGCGGCCCCAT contains:
- a CDS encoding DUF721 domain-containing protein — protein: MNKPGKTYPRPIADLVGRCLGDVFARQGFASSELVTHWPEIVGDEIANLAEPLKIQWGREDGLEAAEPATLVLRVDGPAAIEVQHLSPVILERLNQFLGWRAVGRIRLRQAPNPVAATPSRPKPPTAAETEAVAKTLSVEDQSLRDALARLGAAVKRT
- a CDS encoding DsbA family protein, whose protein sequence is MTRRAFLEGTALLTVAAAFAGSPLWSATQVLAQAPSAAELNESGPLGDQVQGKADAPVTIIEYASMTCSHCATFHVQTYPQLKQKYIETGKVKYILREFPLDELAAGAFMVARCAGDGKYYDAIEAMFKGQQSWAFVRNPIPPLFAIAKNFGLNEQTFEKCLSDQKMLDGVNAVRQRGQEKFGVNSTPTFFINGKIFRGAMTFPELEQQIAAAGKS
- a CDS encoding type II toxin-antitoxin system VapC family toxin, which gives rise to MRLLLDTHIFLWIRLDDRRLSPKARKRIIAADAIFVSSVSFLEIAIKSRAGKLKADLDEMLVSLDERGFTELAVSARHTVAVHDLPTFHPDPFDLLLIAQAEVEDMRLMTADAQVAAYSDRIILV
- the smc gene encoding chromosome segregation protein SMC; its protein translation is MKLTKLRLLGFKSFVESTDVEIEPGLTGVVGPNGCGKSNLVEALRWVMGENSTKAMRTADMDQVIFAGSGARPARNNAEVGLTIDNQDRTAPQAFNDADLLEVTRRIEREKGSTYRVNGREVRARDVQILFADASTGARSPALVHQGKVGEIVNAKPDARRKVLEEAAGVSGLHARRHEAELRLRAAEHNLERLEDVIGQLSSQTDALKRQARQAVRYKAVAAQVRKAEATLFHLRFLAAKVEIAEGEMARDAAIRLVAERTEAQAQAAIAQTAAAAVLPSLRDIEARAAATLQRLVIARDSLDKEEARAKERMAELERRLAHFADDIAREKKLSADADAALERLTEEETTLRASAADAEAKKVEVSARQSEAEGALNVAEGVFAQRTEALAHLSAQRNQLDRSLRESNERLDRVLRQIAEVDAETQKLANESAAGPDIAALAAAIEAATAAVAEAEAASLRAEAQQSSARQAFDATRPSLTAAEKHAAQLETEARTLTKVLQADVQSLWPPALDLISVEKGFEAALGAAFGDDINAPVDPAAPERWAGASVNEIDPQLPAGVTPLAAHVQAPAELARALAQVGVVEKADGPRLVAELKCGQILVSREGDVWRWDGYAAASTAPTAAARRLAQKNRLAEVKDELHRANADVAAKRQSVEQAQADVTAAQAAETAARNAVREKQREAEAARTAHANAERDMSRITTRQSALVEAQMRLVTSREEAEAAKNGATEAFAALPILSTLEHELSLARSEVTDRRTVLAEVRAEAQTLTREIEGAQRRLVAIGSERDGWNERKQSAAAQLETIAARDTETRTERDELVNAPAQFEERRRGLIGEIETAQAERREAGDKLQAGETAQADADRAARAALEAMGSAREDAVRSEERFESAKRRISDIAHEIIEVLEVEPDRVASLAGLEEGAELPDVVEVEADLERMRRERERLGAVNLRAEEELREVETQHTTLTTERDDLIEAIKKLRLGIQSLNREARERLVSSFEVVNEHFKRLFVTLFGGGEAELKLTDSEDPLEAGLEIVAKPPGKKPQVLSLLSGGEQALTAMALIFAVFLTNPAPICVLDEVDAPLDDHNVERFCDLLDEMAKSTATRFVTITHNPITMARMNRLFGVTMAERGVSQLVSVDLEAAVKFQQAS
- a CDS encoding type II toxin-antitoxin system Phd/YefM family antitoxin, whose protein sequence is MAVFNVHEAKTQFSKLIDAAAKGEEVIIAKAGVPTARLVPFEKPKNKIVFGDMKGEIWIADDFDAPLPDSMYSKFGDDEKP